From a region of the Anaerobacillus sp. CMMVII genome:
- a CDS encoding VanZ family protein yields MRYVLPLIIVFSLLIITFSLMAQLDGAPIRSLYEEEASMLFFLDSTSSFYDVYSLKDNSSYFQMRKLGHFVAYGFLATVIYLLLIPIQKFLLRGLLAFGSASIIGLIDEVHQHFLVSRSGRILDVYINTAGSFTSVLLLGILIVLFRMLNKFKNAYFTKKLDNRSA; encoded by the coding sequence ATGCGGTACGTACTTCCACTAATTATTGTATTCTCTCTTTTAATTATTACTTTTAGTTTAATGGCGCAATTGGACGGCGCGCCTATTCGATCGTTATATGAAGAAGAGGCTTCCATGCTTTTTTTCCTTGACTCTACTAGCTCTTTCTATGATGTATATTCATTAAAAGATAATTCTTCCTACTTTCAAATGCGAAAACTCGGGCACTTTGTAGCCTACGGGTTCCTCGCAACAGTAATTTATCTACTTCTGATACCTATTCAAAAATTCTTGCTCCGTGGGCTACTTGCTTTTGGTTCCGCTAGCATCATTGGACTCATTGATGAAGTACACCAACACTTCTTAGTCAGTCGCAGCGGTAGAATTTTGGATGTTTATATCAATACGGCCGGAAGCTTCACTTCTGTTCTTCTTCTTGGTATCCTGATTGTTCTTTTTAGAATGCTGAATAAGTTTAAGAACGCCTACTTCACAAAAAAGCTCGATAATAGATCCGCTTAA
- a CDS encoding L,D-transpeptidase family protein: MKKLVIFSIIICFFFSFWLPQPTNASSGQLIIINKASNELAYYENNKLNRIFSVGTGKSASLTPEGNFKIVNKIVERPYYKDNIPGGDPKNPLGARWLGLNARGTWGTTYAIHGNANPASIGGYVSLGCVRMHNDEVIWLFDQVAIDTPVVIVNSSSSFDNIALANGHKITASTKGSAPTINKGTVLQLGSKGDQVKDLQNTLKILGYDPGEINGSFNEKTELAVRTFQHEHGLLVDGIIGGQTIRALRNPPKKVAVGAPPPKQEEPKPTTPEPPKQEPTEQQKPVTPVAPKPDVKEVEKIQNNLKKLGYYMGEVDIIWGNSRSIK, encoded by the coding sequence ATGAAAAAGCTAGTAATCTTTTCAATTATCATTTGTTTCTTTTTTTCATTTTGGTTGCCTCAACCAACAAACGCATCATCTGGGCAACTAATTATTATTAATAAGGCCAGTAATGAGCTGGCATACTATGAAAATAATAAACTCAATCGCATTTTTAGCGTTGGAACGGGAAAAAGTGCGTCACTAACACCTGAAGGAAATTTCAAGATTGTTAATAAGATTGTCGAGCGACCTTATTACAAAGACAATATTCCAGGTGGAGACCCGAAAAATCCACTTGGAGCTCGTTGGCTGGGACTAAATGCACGTGGAACCTGGGGGACTACCTATGCCATTCACGGAAATGCGAATCCAGCTTCGATCGGTGGTTATGTTAGCTTAGGCTGCGTTCGAATGCATAACGACGAAGTCATCTGGCTTTTTGACCAAGTTGCAATTGATACACCTGTTGTGATTGTCAATTCTAGCAGTTCCTTTGACAATATCGCCCTTGCAAACGGCCATAAAATTACCGCTTCAACAAAAGGTTCTGCACCAACCATCAACAAAGGTACCGTCCTGCAACTAGGTTCAAAAGGCGATCAAGTCAAGGATTTGCAAAACACTTTAAAAATACTAGGTTATGACCCTGGGGAAATTAATGGTAGTTTCAATGAAAAAACTGAACTCGCAGTTCGAACATTTCAACATGAGCACGGTTTACTTGTTGATGGAATCATTGGTGGCCAAACAATAAGAGCGTTACGTAATCCACCGAAAAAGGTTGCAGTTGGTGCACCACCACCAAAGCAAGAAGAACCAAAGCCGACCACACCAGAACCGCCCAAGCAAGAGCCAACCGAGCAACAAAAGCCTGTCACTCCAGTAGCACCGAAACCCGATGTGAAGGAAGTCGAAAAAATACAAAATAACCTAAAAAAGTTGGGTTACTACATGGGAGAAGTTGATATCATCTGGGGTAACTCAAGATCGATTAAATAA
- a CDS encoding SRPBCC family protein codes for MKTVEYSVIINKPITEVFAYIENLENRPKWEQGVVEVKVVSGNYTEPGSVIQITNQMLGKKMETVAEVVDYEKNKHVICRAEKPFQHEIANVYEDLGGKTKFTRRATANVETQGGVTKLTSTLLVKRVEKAFQKTVENAKKQLENS; via the coding sequence ATGAAGACGGTGGAGTATAGTGTGATCATCAACAAACCAATTACTGAAGTTTTTGCTTATATTGAAAACCTTGAGAACAGACCGAAGTGGGAACAAGGTGTAGTCGAAGTGAAGGTCGTGTCTGGTAACTATACTGAGCCTGGTTCAGTGATTCAAATTACAAATCAAATGTTGGGTAAAAAAATGGAGACGGTTGCTGAAGTCGTTGACTATGAGAAAAATAAACATGTCATTTGTCGGGCTGAAAAACCGTTTCAACATGAGATTGCCAATGTCTATGAGGATCTAGGTGGCAAAACAAAGTTTACGAGACGAGCAACGGCAAATGTTGAAACTCAGGGCGGGGTTACAAAGCTTACTTCAACTCTTTTGGTAAAAAGGGTGGAGAAGGCTTTTCAAAAAACAGTTGAGAATGCTAAAAAGCAATTAGAAAACAGCTAA
- a CDS encoding VanZ family protein has protein sequence MKNIVRKAYYWLPPIIWAIVIFVASSQPYEQQDLRPTILENIDLEFVEQIAGDVSITYAGSEVSIETRGVAGFIEFFIRKGAHFFVYLVLGFLVYRLFHYINIRRYKFIFSLLIVVLYAISDEVHQYLTPNRTALVEDVILDSIGGLVGVLLAQFIFSRKVRRL, from the coding sequence TTGAAAAATATAGTTAGGAAAGCATACTATTGGCTCCCGCCAATCATTTGGGCAATCGTCATTTTTGTTGCGTCATCACAGCCGTATGAACAGCAAGATCTGCGCCCAACAATACTTGAAAATATTGATTTAGAATTCGTCGAGCAAATCGCAGGCGATGTTAGCATTACATATGCGGGATCTGAGGTAAGTATCGAAACACGAGGGGTCGCAGGCTTTATTGAATTTTTCATCCGAAAAGGAGCCCATTTCTTTGTGTACCTTGTCTTAGGGTTTCTAGTTTATCGGTTATTTCACTATATAAATATTAGAAGGTACAAGTTCATTTTCAGCCTTTTAATTGTTGTTTTATATGCTATTTCAGATGAAGTTCATCAATATTTAACCCCAAACCGCACCGCTCTTGTAGAAGACGTGATTTTAGACAGTATTGGTGGTTTAGTAGGAGTTTTATTGGCTCAATTTATTTTTAGTAGAAAAGTTAGGAGATTGTGA
- a CDS encoding N-acetylmuramoyl-L-alanine amidase, translated as MAKIEDIRDQTPKRSSTRSVSSITQIARHHSATQSGDFWTFWNGRWKDLGWSTGGYHEIILPDGTVQLCYDANVVTNGVGGHNTSIYNICLVGQGSFTDAQESAWRERAQYNLERFNISVDDVLGHNEFSGQSTGCPGTDMDRVRAELAGSGSGGGQSGSERTLRLRSSYMRGDDVEKVQRAVGVTVDGIFGPQTEQGVRSFQQKHSLTVDGIVGPNTWAVINNSSSSPEYSRLLRLQSPYMRGEDVRQVQQRLGVTTDGIYGLITERAVRNFQQEQGITVDGIVGPVTWERLF; from the coding sequence ATGGCAAAAATAGAAGACATCAGAGATCAAACTCCGAAAAGATCGTCTACTAGATCCGTGTCATCGATAACCCAGATTGCGAGACATCATTCGGCAACTCAGTCTGGTGACTTTTGGACATTTTGGAATGGACGATGGAAGGATTTAGGGTGGTCGACTGGTGGGTACCATGAAATTATTTTACCCGATGGTACGGTTCAGCTTTGTTATGATGCCAATGTAGTAACAAACGGCGTTGGTGGCCACAATACTTCCATCTATAACATTTGTCTAGTTGGCCAAGGTTCATTTACGGATGCTCAGGAAAGTGCGTGGAGAGAGCGGGCTCAGTACAATTTGGAAAGATTTAATATATCAGTGGATGATGTACTTGGCCATAACGAATTCTCAGGTCAGTCAACAGGATGTCCAGGTACAGATATGGATAGAGTTCGAGCTGAATTAGCTGGTTCAGGTAGTGGTGGCGGTCAGTCGGGGTCTGAGCGGACGCTGCGGTTAAGAAGCTCTTATATGAGAGGGGACGACGTAGAGAAGGTCCAACGTGCCGTGGGGGTAACTGTTGACGGAATTTTTGGACCACAAACGGAGCAGGGCGTTCGCAGTTTTCAGCAAAAGCATAGTTTAACCGTGGATGGAATTGTCGGACCAAACACATGGGCTGTGATAAATAATAGCTCTTCGAGTCCAGAGTATTCGAGACTTCTACGCTTACAATCTCCATATATGCGCGGGGAAGATGTGAGACAGGTTCAACAAAGACTCGGCGTTACAACAGATGGAATTTACGGACTAATCACTGAACGCGCCGTCCGCAACTTTCAGCAAGAACAAGGAATTACAGTCGATGGAATTGTCGGTCCCGTAACCTGGGAAAGACTATTTTAG
- a CDS encoding D-alanyl-D-alanine carboxypeptidase family protein, whose product MTRFITNGLATFFFLYMIVTAGTAFGQGPQTKTIDVELYPFSIKNDHNETTASHSMFTFQGKSYYPLSEIVNTFNGSLSIVDPQDISIKVQPLFGDHYHAYALDHLFVNEQKKPALTFKETVDADAAILIESNTGNVLFSKNSRETLYPASTTKIMTALLALEYGNLDDIVVVSEDVLNIPYDSSRAHIKPGDVMTLEQLLYGMMIPSGNDAAVAIAIHIAGSEQAFVEMMNEKASQLGASNTQFTNPHGYHNPEQYTTAEDLAKIGFEAAKLKHYIPLISTARYRATFSNEEGETVIRNWRSTNQHIRENSLFYNPEITGGKTGFTTPARYTLVSYASKAGYDYVAVILRGRPTERYLDTEILFERAFAERERYNEKNKQTIHVSYHPATMTFGNKKVISKQPLLLYNNQFYIPEEQVEEIFQQLNETAKLTKSIKQLMFPMVKDVQVNNRKIFIPMHSLYSLFDFRKSDLQIQPLSFITLDKK is encoded by the coding sequence GTGACTCGATTTATTACTAACGGTTTAGCCACTTTCTTTTTTCTGTATATGATTGTTACAGCTGGTACTGCCTTTGGACAAGGTCCCCAAACAAAGACTATTGATGTAGAATTATATCCCTTTTCAATTAAAAACGATCATAATGAAACAACTGCCTCTCACTCTATGTTTACGTTTCAGGGCAAGAGCTACTATCCTCTCTCAGAAATTGTCAATACGTTTAATGGTAGTCTTTCAATAGTTGACCCGCAGGATATTTCCATAAAAGTTCAGCCGCTGTTCGGCGACCATTATCATGCCTACGCTCTTGATCACTTATTCGTGAATGAGCAAAAAAAACCTGCGCTGACGTTTAAGGAAACCGTTGATGCCGATGCAGCTATTCTCATCGAATCCAATACGGGGAATGTGTTATTTTCAAAAAATAGCAGGGAAACCTTATACCCAGCTAGTACAACTAAAATTATGACTGCCTTACTTGCCTTAGAATACGGCAACCTAGACGACATTGTGGTTGTATCTGAGGACGTTTTGAATATTCCCTATGATAGTTCAAGGGCCCACATCAAGCCAGGTGACGTCATGACACTTGAACAACTTTTGTACGGGATGATGATCCCATCAGGAAATGATGCGGCAGTTGCGATTGCCATTCATATTGCAGGCTCAGAACAAGCCTTTGTTGAGATGATGAATGAAAAGGCCAGTCAGCTTGGGGCAAGCAACACACAATTTACAAATCCCCATGGCTACCATAACCCAGAACAATATACGACAGCTGAAGACCTAGCAAAAATAGGCTTTGAAGCTGCTAAACTTAAACATTACATTCCGCTAATTAGTACAGCTAGATACAGAGCCACCTTTAGCAACGAAGAAGGAGAAACTGTCATCCGGAATTGGCGTTCGACTAATCAACACATTAGAGAAAATAGTCTTTTTTATAACCCTGAAATTACTGGTGGCAAAACTGGCTTCACAACTCCTGCAAGATATACGCTAGTTAGCTATGCAAGTAAAGCTGGCTATGATTATGTTGCAGTCATTTTAAGAGGTCGGCCAACTGAGCGGTACCTAGATACAGAGATACTCTTTGAAAGAGCTTTTGCTGAAAGAGAACGCTACAATGAGAAGAATAAACAAACGATTCATGTATCGTACCATCCTGCAACAATGACCTTTGGCAATAAAAAAGTTATTTCGAAACAGCCACTACTGCTGTATAACAATCAATTTTATATCCCAGAAGAACAAGTCGAAGAAATCTTTCAACAACTAAATGAAACAGCAAAACTAACTAAATCAATTAAGCAACTTATGTTTCCAATGGTTAAAGACGTTCAAGTAAACAATCGAAAAATCTTTATTCCAATGCATTCCTTGTACAGTTTGTTTGACTTCAGAAAAAGTGACCTACAGATACAACCACTCTCTTTTATCACATTGGACAAAAAATGA
- a CDS encoding IS4 family transposase — protein MNNKSIGREMLICQCLSLLPTEDFDCPLIDYGNYKLSTKSLLRIFVSAQLDKWSSYAHMEEKLRAYPKLCKELDIKDISGSQLSRRINDLPTEWVQKIFAKVVQKIKQLTDTCKGLPSGIGKLSIVDSTEIKLPERLCDWAYISKDYNAVKMHTRLSVVSPNVAFPDKILPSTGTVSDSESSDALIEENDTTYVMDRAYPSKKNLMDWQKREISFVVRIKKNLRLYTLQEFKPTHPSVIHDAKVLYGLSEIPIRYIEFLDEKGRSYRILTTRFDLTDLQVMEIYRNRWIIELFFKWIKQHLKLTKIWSTKPQGIWNQMFLALIAFGLSLIIKLQSGSTKTPWEFFRLLQTFLFHTVSSFYKELHRKKKRKSKGRQKVPIPLPKVMPSFGTVAMVKEKIKN, from the coding sequence GATAGATTACGGAAACTATAAGCTTTCTACAAAATCTTTATTGAGAATTTTCGTATCAGCACAGTTAGATAAATGGAGTTCATATGCCCATATGGAAGAAAAGTTAAGAGCTTACCCAAAATTGTGTAAGGAATTAGATATTAAGGATATTAGCGGATCTCAGCTAAGCCGACGTATTAATGATCTGCCGACAGAATGGGTTCAAAAAATATTCGCCAAAGTGGTTCAAAAAATTAAACAATTAACTGACACATGCAAAGGGCTACCAAGTGGTATTGGGAAATTGAGCATTGTTGATTCAACTGAAATCAAGTTACCTGAACGTTTATGCGATTGGGCATACATATCGAAAGATTATAACGCAGTCAAAATGCACACTAGGCTATCTGTTGTTTCTCCAAACGTGGCTTTTCCAGACAAAATCCTGCCTTCGACAGGTACAGTAAGTGACTCTGAAAGTTCTGATGCGCTAATTGAAGAAAATGATACCACCTATGTAATGGATCGAGCTTATCCATCAAAAAAGAACTTAATGGACTGGCAGAAAAGAGAGATTTCCTTTGTCGTTCGTATAAAAAAGAATCTTAGATTATATACATTACAGGAATTTAAGCCAACTCATCCGTCTGTCATTCATGATGCAAAAGTTTTATATGGTTTATCTGAAATACCGATAAGGTATATTGAATTTTTAGATGAGAAAGGTAGGTCTTATAGGATTTTAACAACAAGATTTGATCTAACAGACCTACAAGTAATGGAAATTTACCGTAATCGTTGGATTATCGAATTATTCTTTAAGTGGATTAAACAGCATCTGAAACTAACAAAAATCTGGAGTACGAAACCACAAGGTATTTGGAATCAGATGTTTCTTGCTCTAATCGCATTTGGATTATCTCTAATTATAAAGCTTCAGTCTGGATCAACAAAAACGCCATGGGAATTCTTTCGCCTTTTACAAACCTTCCTTTTTCACACAGTCAGTTCTTTTTATAAAGAGCTGCATCGAAAAAAGAAAAGAAAGTCAAAAGGAAGACAAAAAGTACCTATTCCATTACCGAAGGTTATGCCCAGCTTTGGAACAGTCGCCATGGTTAAAGAAAAAATAAAGAATTAA